Proteins from a genomic interval of Salvelinus alpinus chromosome 7, SLU_Salpinus.1, whole genome shotgun sequence:
- the sf3b5 gene encoding splicing factor 3B subunit 5, translated as MTDRYNIHSQLEHLQSKYIGTGHADTSKWEWLVNQHRDSYCSYMGHFDLLNYFSVAENESKARVRFNLMEKMLQPCGPPSDKPDDA; from the coding sequence ATGACAGACCGCTACAACATTCACAGCCAGTTGGAGCATCTTCAATCTAAATACATTGGAACAGGCCATGCGGACACCAGCAAGTGGGAATGGTTGGTGAACCAACATCGGGACTCGTACTGTTCATATATGGGTCACTTTGACCTGCTGAATTACTTCTCTGTTGCTGAGAACGAGAGCAAAGCCCGCGTGCGCTTCAATCTCATGGAGAAGATGCTGCAGCCCTGTGGCCCACCTTCGGACAAACCTGACGATGCTTAG